One genomic region from Paracoccus pantotrophus encodes:
- a CDS encoding type II CAAX prenyl endopeptidase Rce1 family protein: MAEPAPAIRRGLLWAEFAALYVGTPLVIALFLPGHMLFEALAVFSLAGLGLLWRTGGFHWHSLVRGWSRLPWREILAVALATLLVGLAILALDRPNSIFQIVRQRPEFLPVIWTFYPILSALPQELIFRPLFFHRYAALLPAGQGAIALNAAVFSFAHLMYWSWVVAVLTFVGGWVFARAYLERGFPSAWVLHAVAGNVLFAVGMGAYFYTGNVVRPF; encoded by the coding sequence ATGGCTGAACCAGCGCCTGCAATAAGGCGCGGCCTGCTCTGGGCCGAGTTCGCGGCGCTCTATGTCGGGACGCCGCTGGTGATCGCGCTGTTCCTGCCCGGCCATATGCTGTTCGAGGCGCTGGCGGTGTTCAGCCTGGCGGGGCTGGGCCTCTTGTGGCGCACCGGCGGCTTTCACTGGCACAGCCTGGTGCGCGGCTGGAGCCGGCTGCCCTGGCGCGAGATCCTGGCCGTGGCGCTGGCCACCCTGCTGGTGGGGCTGGCGATCCTGGCGCTCGACCGCCCGAACTCGATCTTCCAGATCGTGCGGCAGCGGCCCGAGTTCCTGCCGGTGATCTGGACCTTCTATCCGATCCTCTCGGCCCTGCCGCAGGAACTGATCTTTCGCCCGCTGTTCTTTCACCGCTACGCCGCACTGCTGCCGGCGGGGCAGGGGGCGATCGCGCTGAACGCGGCGGTGTTTTCCTTTGCCCACCTGATGTATTGGTCCTGGGTGGTGGCGGTGCTGACCTTCGTCGGCGGCTGGGTCTTTGCCCGCGCCTATCTGGAGCGCGGCTTTCCCTCGGCCTGGGTGCTGCATGCGGTGGCGGGGAACGTCCTCTTCGCTGTCGGCATGGGCGCCTATTTCTACACTGGCAACGTGGTGAGGCCGTTCTGA
- the aspS gene encoding aspartate--tRNA ligase, with product MSAYRSHTCGELTAAAAGSEVRLSGWVHRVRDHGGVLFIDLRDHYGITQVIADSDSPAFPALEKLRAETVIRIDGRVKLRDPSLVNPKLPTGEIEVYATAMEVLGASDDLPLPVFGDQDYPEETRLTYRFLDLRRESLHNNIMLRSRVVKWLRDAMWDQGFTEFQTPIITASSPEGARDFLVPSRLHPGKFYALPQAPQQFKQLIMVAGFDKYFQIAPCFRDEDPRADRSPTDFYQLDMEMSFVEQEDVFRAIQPVIQGLFETFGGGRRVDATWPRIPYAEAMLKYGSDKPDLRNPIEMQVVSDHFRGSGFAIFAKLLEQEGTEVRAIPAPTGGSRKFADRMNAFAQSQGLPGMGYIFWRKAEDGTTEAAGPIAKALGAEKTEAIRIQLGLGEGDAAFFLGGKPETFEAVAGRARNEIGRELGLIDENQFKFAWIVDFPMYEKGEDGRIDFSHNPFSMPQGGLDALEGDPLAVKGYQYDLACNGYELVSGAIRNHRPEIMFRAFELAGYGRDEVEKRFGGMVKAFRYGAPPHGGCAAGIDRIVMLLADEVNIREVIMFPMNQRAEDLMMGAPSEPTNEQLRELRLRVLPRE from the coding sequence ATGAGCGCCTATCGCAGCCATACCTGCGGCGAGCTGACCGCCGCTGCCGCCGGGTCCGAAGTCCGTCTGTCCGGCTGGGTCCACCGGGTCCGCGACCATGGCGGGGTGCTGTTCATCGACCTGCGCGACCATTACGGGATCACACAGGTGATCGCCGACAGCGACTCGCCCGCCTTCCCGGCGCTGGAAAAGCTGCGGGCCGAGACGGTGATCCGCATCGACGGCCGCGTCAAGCTGCGCGACCCGAGCCTGGTCAACCCCAAGCTGCCCACCGGCGAGATCGAGGTCTATGCCACCGCCATGGAGGTGCTGGGCGCCTCGGACGACCTGCCGCTGCCGGTTTTCGGCGATCAGGACTATCCCGAGGAGACGCGGCTGACCTATCGCTTCCTCGACCTGCGCCGCGAAAGCCTGCACAACAACATCATGCTGCGCTCGCGCGTGGTGAAATGGCTGCGCGACGCGATGTGGGATCAGGGCTTCACCGAGTTCCAGACCCCGATCATCACCGCCTCCTCGCCCGAAGGGGCGCGCGACTTCCTGGTGCCCTCGCGCCTGCATCCGGGCAAGTTCTACGCCCTGCCGCAGGCGCCGCAGCAGTTCAAGCAGCTGATCATGGTTGCGGGCTTTGACAAGTATTTCCAGATCGCGCCCTGCTTCCGCGACGAGGATCCGCGCGCCGACCGCTCGCCCACCGATTTCTACCAGCTCGACATGGAGATGTCCTTCGTCGAGCAGGAAGACGTGTTCCGCGCCATCCAGCCGGTGATCCAGGGCCTGTTCGAGACCTTCGGCGGCGGCCGCCGCGTCGATGCGACCTGGCCGCGCATCCCCTATGCCGAGGCGATGCTGAAATACGGCTCGGACAAGCCCGACCTGCGCAACCCCATCGAGATGCAGGTGGTTTCGGATCATTTCCGCGGCTCGGGCTTCGCGATCTTCGCGAAGCTGCTGGAACAGGAGGGCACCGAGGTCCGCGCCATTCCCGCGCCCACCGGCGGCTCGCGCAAGTTCGCCGACCGCATGAACGCCTTTGCGCAGAGCCAGGGCCTGCCCGGCATGGGCTATATCTTCTGGCGCAAGGCCGAGGACGGCACGACCGAGGCCGCCGGCCCCATCGCCAAGGCGCTGGGTGCCGAGAAGACCGAGGCGATCCGCATCCAACTGGGCCTGGGCGAGGGCGATGCGGCCTTCTTCCTGGGCGGCAAGCCCGAGACCTTCGAGGCCGTCGCCGGCCGCGCCCGCAACGAGATCGGCCGCGAGCTGGGCCTGATCGACGAGAACCAGTTCAAGTTCGCCTGGATCGTCGATTTCCCGATGTATGAAAAGGGCGAGGACGGGCGCATCGACTTCAGCCACAACCCGTTCTCGATGCCGCAGGGCGGGCTGGATGCGCTGGAGGGCGACCCGCTGGCGGTCAAGGGCTATCAATACGACCTGGCCTGCAACGGCTATGAACTGGTCTCGGGCGCGATCCGCAACCACCGCCCCGAGATCATGTTCCGGGCCTTCGAACTGGCCGGCTATGGCCGCGACGAGGTGGAAAAGCGGTTCGGCGGCATGGTCAAGGCCTTTCGCTATGGCGCGCCGCCGCATGGCGGCTGCGCGGCGGGGATCGACCGCATCGTCATGCTGCTGGCCGACGAGGTGAACATCCGCGAGGTCATCATGTTCCCGATGAACCAGCGCGCCGAAGACCTGATGATGGGCGCCCCCAGCGAGCCGACGAACGAGCAGCTGCGCGAATTGCGCCTGCGGGTGCTGCCGCGCGAGTAA
- a CDS encoding DUF1800 domain-containing protein translates to MSFGFPELAAIRLGFGLSPLMPPPADVEAVLAGPASAGPGPEAMTTEKASAFATRFRELRLARREERPEPPEGQEAERRLGELPVEGLRLRVIRALDDPIGFGERLVQFWADHFTVRAADKMNNALALAFVDEAIRPHVNGRFEDMFLAADTHPMMLVYLDQISSRGPGSPVARRRPDRHFGLNENLAREALELHSLGVGAGYDQKDVRELAKLLTGLSFSHQAGFAFRPLWAEPGAETVLGRAYGGGRRDGLDAIRDAFRDIARRPETARHLSRKLAVHFVSDDPSEDLVEAMAATWRDTGGDLPQVYRVLASHPDLASGLRQKVRQPFDFCVAGLRALGIRGEGIARLELSAFRRIAWGPLEAMGQPWGRPKGPDGWPEAADAWIAAQTLAARINWSLRIPRLLLDELPDPREMLVSAFGGTQSAELAWAVPKAESAAEGVALILASGDFNRR, encoded by the coding sequence ATGAGCTTTGGATTTCCCGAACTGGCGGCGATCCGGCTGGGCTTTGGTCTGTCGCCGCTGATGCCGCCGCCCGCCGATGTCGAGGCGGTTCTGGCCGGTCCCGCAAGCGCCGGTCCTGGCCCCGAGGCGATGACCACCGAAAAGGCCAGCGCCTTCGCGACGCGGTTTCGCGAACTCCGCCTGGCCCGGCGCGAGGAGCGGCCCGAGCCGCCCGAGGGGCAGGAGGCCGAGCGCCGGCTCGGCGAACTGCCGGTCGAGGGCCTGCGCCTCCGGGTGATCCGCGCCCTGGACGACCCGATCGGCTTCGGCGAAAGGCTGGTGCAGTTCTGGGCCGACCATTTCACCGTCCGCGCGGCCGACAAGATGAACAATGCGCTGGCGCTGGCCTTCGTGGACGAGGCGATCCGCCCGCATGTGAACGGCCGGTTCGAGGACATGTTCCTTGCCGCCGACACCCATCCGATGATGCTGGTCTATCTGGACCAGATCTCCAGCCGCGGACCGGGCTCGCCCGTCGCCCGGCGCCGCCCGGATCGCCATTTCGGGCTGAACGAGAACCTGGCCCGCGAGGCGCTGGAGCTGCATTCGCTGGGCGTGGGCGCCGGCTACGACCAAAAGGACGTGCGCGAACTGGCCAAGCTGCTGACCGGGCTCAGCTTCTCGCATCAGGCGGGCTTCGCCTTTCGCCCGCTCTGGGCCGAGCCGGGCGCCGAGACGGTGTTGGGCCGGGCCTATGGCGGCGGCCGGCGCGACGGGCTCGACGCCATCCGCGACGCCTTTCGCGACATCGCCCGCCGGCCCGAGACCGCGCGGCATCTGTCGCGCAAGCTGGCGGTGCATTTCGTCTCGGACGACCCGTCCGAGGATCTGGTCGAGGCCATGGCGGCCACCTGGCGCGACACGGGCGGCGACCTGCCGCAGGTCTATCGCGTGCTGGCCAGCCATCCCGACCTGGCGTCCGGCCTGCGGCAGAAGGTGCGCCAGCCCTTCGATTTCTGCGTGGCCGGGCTCAGGGCGCTGGGCATCCGCGGCGAAGGGATCGCCCGGCTGGAACTGTCCGCGTTCCGCCGCATCGCCTGGGGCCCGCTCGAGGCCATGGGCCAGCCCTGGGGCCGGCCCAAGGGCCCCGACGGCTGGCCCGAGGCGGCCGATGCCTGGATCGCGGCGCAGACCCTGGCCGCGCGGATCAACTGGTCGCTGCGCATTCCCCGCCTGCTGCTGGACGAATTGCCCGACCCGCGCGAGATGCTGGTCTCGGCCTTCGGCGGCACGCAATCGGCGGAACTGGCCTGGGCCGTACCCAAGGCGGAATCGGCGGCCGAGGGCGTGGCGCTGATCCTCGCCTCGGGCGATTTCAACCGGCGATAG
- a CDS encoding DUF1501 domain-containing protein yields MLTLDRRLFLKGAALIGCSAAAHPLMSSMTFAALPGENRLVVIILRGAMDGLDAIQPYGDPMLRKLRRSLSVGPENGALDLDGFYALHPRLEPLLPLWQKGELACAHAVSTPYRDKRSHFDGQDLLEAGTGNDLPVDRRVGGWLNRLLQAMPDATAETAYSVGVEQMKILTGKAAHLSWAPRAWLKLSPQAQMLLEHVYHDDPLFRDAAQDATQISAETSDLGKMPGPTADAQALAAFAASRLNAASRIAAFSLAGWDSHANQAAVLGRGLDRLAAAILKLREGLGPNWDRTTVLAMTEFGRTVRENGSGGTDHGTGGALLMAGGAIRGGRAFGDWPGLGEGQLYAGRDLMPTRDIRAYAAWAMHGLFGIARDRLEREIFPGLDLGGDPRMLA; encoded by the coding sequence ATGCTGACACTGGACCGGCGCCTGTTTCTGAAGGGGGCGGCGCTGATCGGCTGCTCGGCCGCGGCGCATCCGCTGATGAGTTCGATGACCTTCGCGGCGCTGCCGGGCGAGAACCGGCTGGTCGTCATCATCCTGCGCGGGGCCATGGACGGGCTGGACGCGATCCAGCCCTATGGCGACCCGATGCTGCGCAAGCTGCGCCGCAGCCTGTCGGTCGGGCCGGAAAACGGTGCGCTGGACCTCGATGGCTTCTATGCGCTGCATCCGCGGCTGGAGCCGCTCTTGCCGCTGTGGCAAAAGGGCGAGCTGGCCTGCGCCCATGCCGTCTCGACCCCCTATCGCGACAAGCGCAGCCATTTCGACGGCCAGGATCTGCTGGAGGCGGGCACCGGCAACGACCTGCCGGTGGACCGGCGGGTGGGTGGCTGGCTGAACCGGCTGCTGCAGGCGATGCCGGACGCCACGGCCGAGACCGCCTATTCCGTCGGCGTCGAGCAGATGAAGATCCTGACCGGCAAGGCCGCGCATCTCAGCTGGGCGCCGCGGGCCTGGCTGAAGCTGTCGCCGCAGGCGCAGATGCTGCTGGAGCATGTCTATCACGACGACCCGCTGTTTCGCGACGCGGCGCAGGATGCGACGCAGATCAGCGCCGAGACCTCGGACCTGGGCAAGATGCCGGGGCCGACCGCCGATGCGCAGGCGCTGGCCGCCTTTGCCGCCAGCCGGCTGAATGCCGCAAGCCGCATCGCCGCCTTTTCGCTGGCCGGCTGGGACAGCCATGCCAACCAGGCCGCCGTGCTGGGCCGGGGGTTGGACCGGCTGGCGGCGGCGATCCTGAAGCTGCGCGAAGGCCTGGGGCCGAACTGGGATCGCACCACGGTTCTGGCCATGACCGAGTTCGGCCGCACCGTGCGCGAGAACGGCTCGGGCGGGACAGATCACGGCACCGGCGGCGCGCTGTTGATGGCAGGCGGCGCGATCCGGGGCGGTCGCGCCTTCGGCGACTGGCCGGGCCTGGGCGAGGGCCAGCTTTATGCCGGCCGCGACCTGATGCCCACGCGCGACATCCGCGCCTATGCCGCCTGGGCCATGCATGGGCTGTTCGGGATCGCGCGCGACAGGCTGGAGCGCGAGATCTTTCCCGGCCTTGACCTTGGCGGCGATCCGCGGATGCTGGCCTGA
- a CDS encoding GNAT family N-acetyltransferase produces MSQDHLDRAPAPSAQGGGLRPTGPLVAGFAPPSPPGPDRIEGRHVLLERLDPDRHAEDLFAANQGQDWVWDYLGYGPFADLPAYRAWQAGMAAKADPYFYALRDRATGKVGGLASFLRIDPANGVIEIGHIEIAPPMQRSPAATEAISLMIGWAFDAGYRRVEWKCDALNAPSRRAALRYGFAFEGVFRQHMIYKGRNRDTAWYAIIDRDWPALARAHQAWLAPGNFDAEGRQRQSLSALTAG; encoded by the coding sequence ATGTCCCAGGATCATCTCGACCGCGCGCCCGCGCCTTCGGCCCAGGGCGGCGGCTTGCGGCCGACCGGCCCGCTGGTCGCGGGCTTCGCTCCGCCGTCCCCGCCCGGTCCTGACCGGATCGAGGGCCGCCATGTGCTGCTGGAGCGCCTGGACCCCGACCGCCATGCCGAGGATCTGTTTGCGGCCAACCAGGGGCAGGATTGGGTCTGGGACTACCTGGGCTATGGCCCCTTTGCCGATCTGCCGGCCTATCGCGCCTGGCAGGCCGGGATGGCGGCCAAGGCGGACCCGTATTTCTATGCCCTGCGCGACCGCGCGACCGGCAAGGTCGGCGGGCTTGCCTCGTTCCTGCGCATCGACCCGGCCAATGGGGTGATCGAGATCGGCCATATCGAGATCGCGCCGCCGATGCAGCGCAGCCCGGCCGCGACCGAGGCCATCTCGCTGATGATCGGCTGGGCCTTCGATGCGGGCTATCGTCGGGTCGAATGGAAATGCGACGCGCTGAACGCCCCGTCCCGCCGGGCGGCACTGCGCTATGGCTTCGCCTTCGAGGGCGTTTTCCGCCAGCACATGATCTACAAGGGCCGCAACCGCGACACGGCCTGGTATGCGATCATCGACCGCGACTGGCCTGCCCTGGCGCGTGCGCACCAGGCATGGCTCGCGCCCGGCAATTTCGATGCCGAGGGGCGCCAGCGGCAAAGCCTGTCGGCGCTGACCGCGGGCTAG
- a CDS encoding response regulator encodes MEQENIGAEDFPTWRATLPNRPLTGLTVLVVEDSRVASEAVRLLCLRSGARIRRADSIRSALRHLKTYRPGAVIVDMGLPDGDGADMIATIARAMPRVPVILGISGDPARREAAIAAGADGFLAKPVESLALFQEAILAALPPDARPQGLRILPDETIPADPEALRDDLAHVADVLAEAEDTAAIDYIARFLAGVARSAHDRMLEDAAATLARDHAQGRALATGLARISGLVQDRLASARNA; translated from the coding sequence ATGGAACAGGAAAACATCGGTGCGGAAGACTTTCCCACCTGGCGGGCCACCCTGCCGAACCGGCCGCTGACCGGGCTGACGGTGCTGGTGGTCGAGGATTCGCGCGTCGCCTCGGAGGCGGTGCGGCTGCTGTGCCTGCGCTCGGGCGCGCGCATCCGGCGGGCCGACAGCATCCGCTCGGCCCTGCGGCATCTAAAGACCTACCGGCCGGGGGCGGTGATCGTGGACATGGGCCTGCCCGACGGCGACGGTGCCGACATGATCGCCACCATCGCCCGCGCCATGCCGCGGGTGCCGGTAATCCTGGGCATCTCGGGCGACCCGGCCAGGCGCGAGGCGGCGATCGCGGCCGGCGCGGACGGTTTCCTGGCGAAACCCGTCGAAAGCCTGGCGCTGTTCCAGGAGGCGATCCTGGCCGCCCTGCCGCCCGATGCGCGGCCGCAAGGACTGCGCATCCTGCCCGACGAGACGATCCCCGCCGATCCCGAGGCGCTGCGCGACGATCTGGCGCATGTCGCCGACGTGCTGGCAGAGGCCGAGGACACCGCGGCCATCGACTATATCGCGCGCTTCCTGGCCGGGGTTGCGCGCTCGGCCCATGACCGGATGCTGGAGGATGCGGCGGCCACGCTGGCGCGCGACCATGCACAGGGCCGGGCGCTCGCCACCGGCCTGGCGCGGATCAGCGGGCTGGTGCAGGACCGGCTGGCAAGCGCGCGGAACGCATAA
- the mce gene encoding methylmalonyl-CoA epimerase: MIGRLNHVAIAVPDLKAAAAQYENSLGARVGAPQDEPDHGVTVVFIELPNTKIELLYPLGDESPIKGFLEKNPSGGIHHMCFEVDDILAARDKLKAEGARVLGNGEPKIGAHGKPVLFLHPKDFNGCLIELEQV, translated from the coding sequence ATGATCGGACGCCTGAACCATGTCGCCATCGCCGTGCCCGACCTGAAGGCGGCGGCAGCGCAATATGAAAACAGCCTTGGCGCCAGGGTGGGCGCGCCGCAGGACGAGCCCGATCACGGCGTCACCGTCGTCTTCATCGAATTGCCGAACACCAAGATCGAATTGCTCTATCCGCTGGGCGACGAAAGCCCGATCAAGGGCTTCCTGGAAAAGAACCCCTCGGGCGGCATCCATCACATGTGCTTCGAGGTCGACGACATCCTGGCCGCCCGCGACAAGCTGAAGGCCGAGGGCGCGCGCGTGCTGGGCAATGGCGAGCCGAAGATCGGCGCGCATGGCAAGCCGGTGCTGTTCTTGCATCCCAAGGATTTCAACGGCTGCCTGATCGAGCTGGAGCAGGTCTGA
- a CDS encoding DUF1467 family protein → MSLTGGIVLYAVLWFLVLFVLLPIGQQSQADVGQVTPGTPAGAPHEPKLKKKALWATLIAALVWGVIAYVIIAGVITRADLEAWTR, encoded by the coding sequence ATGAGCCTGACCGGGGGCATCGTCCTTTACGCCGTGCTGTGGTTTCTGGTGCTGTTCGTGCTGCTGCCGATCGGCCAGCAAAGCCAGGCCGATGTCGGGCAGGTGACGCCCGGCACCCCGGCCGGCGCCCCGCATGAGCCCAAGCTGAAGAAGAAGGCGCTGTGGGCGACGCTGATCGCCGCCCTGGTCTGGGGCGTGATCGCCTATGTCATCATCGCCGGGGTCATCACCCGCGCCGACCTCGAGGCCTGGACGCGCTGA
- a CDS encoding EI24 domain-containing protein, with amino-acid sequence MVLRALILAWGDLLRPRIFGVVALGVALTLALLVALQVGAFWAIRAFAPETLALPWIGPVPLAPALSWGSPLLFPLMSIFLMIPVAASFSGLFAERVSEAIEETHYPGNKGLPIDFWDGLWESLAVMGAVILVTLVTLALAPFLGPLASLLFYGGNGWLLGREFFQMAARRHLHEPQATALRRGLAVQATALGVLIAALLTVPVLNVVVPVLAAAGFTHLYHLSASRPRGRRG; translated from the coding sequence ATGGTGCTGCGGGCGCTGATTCTGGCCTGGGGCGACCTGCTGCGGCCGCGCATCTTCGGCGTGGTCGCGCTTGGCGTGGCGCTGACGCTGGCCCTGCTGGTGGCGCTGCAGGTCGGGGCGTTCTGGGCGATCCGCGCCTTTGCGCCCGAGACCTTGGCCCTGCCCTGGATCGGCCCGGTGCCGTTGGCGCCGGCGCTGTCCTGGGGCTCGCCGCTGCTGTTCCCGCTGATGAGCATCTTCCTGATGATCCCGGTCGCCGCGAGCTTTTCGGGGCTGTTCGCCGAGCGGGTTTCGGAAGCGATCGAAGAGACGCATTATCCCGGCAACAAGGGCCTGCCCATCGATTTCTGGGACGGGCTTTGGGAATCGCTGGCGGTCATGGGCGCGGTGATCCTGGTCACGCTGGTCACGCTGGCGCTGGCGCCCTTCCTGGGCCCGCTGGCCTCGCTGCTGTTCTATGGCGGCAACGGCTGGCTGCTGGGGCGCGAGTTCTTCCAGATGGCGGCGCGGCGCCACCTGCACGAGCCGCAGGCGACCGCGCTGCGCCGCGGCCTGGCGGTGCAGGCCACGGCGCTGGGGGTGCTGATCGCGGCCCTGCTGACGGTGCCGGTCCTGAACGTGGTCGTCCCGGTGCTGGCGGCGGCGGGCTTCACCCACCTCTACCATCTCAGCGCGTCCAGGCCTCGAGGTCGGCGCGGGTGA
- a CDS encoding nitroreductase family protein, translating into MEYADPATLAFLARRRSHPPKLLTGPPPSREALMELLELAARVPDHGKLEPWRFTVLERATLDRLAPVLAQHVLAKGGDEAAAEKARSAFGSPVIVAVVSTPVESPKVPEWEQFLSAGAVCLELVNAALAAGYGAAWLTGPAAEPDFARAHLGLGAGERIVGLIHIGRRGPTPPERPRPDVAAKTTFL; encoded by the coding sequence ATGGAATATGCCGATCCCGCCACCCTGGCCTTCCTGGCACGCCGACGCTCGCACCCGCCGAAACTGCTGACCGGCCCGCCCCCCTCGCGCGAGGCGTTGATGGAACTGCTGGAACTGGCCGCCCGCGTGCCCGACCACGGCAAGCTGGAACCCTGGCGCTTCACGGTGCTGGAGCGCGCGACGCTGGACCGGCTGGCGCCCGTCTTGGCCCAGCATGTGCTGGCCAAGGGCGGGGACGAGGCGGCGGCGGAAAAGGCGCGCTCCGCCTTTGGCTCGCCGGTGATCGTGGCGGTGGTCTCGACCCCGGTCGAAAGCCCCAAGGTGCCGGAATGGGAGCAGTTCCTGTCCGCGGGCGCGGTTTGCCTGGAGCTGGTGAACGCGGCGCTGGCGGCGGGCTATGGCGCGGCTTGGCTGACCGGCCCGGCGGCCGAGCCGGATTTCGCCCGCGCCCATCTGGGCCTGGGCGCGGGCGAGCGCATCGTCGGGCTGATCCATATCGGCCGGCGCGGCCCGACCCCGCCCGAGCGTCCGCGCCCGGATGTCGCGGCCAAGACGACCTTCCTGTGA
- a CDS encoding DUF167 domain-containing protein: protein MTDLSHLARPGAEIAVRVTPRASRNAVILDGEAIRVTVTVVPEDGKANAAVVKLLAKALGVAKSRLVLVRGATARDKLFRID from the coding sequence ATGACCGACCTTAGCCATCTTGCCCGGCCCGGCGCCGAAATCGCCGTCCGCGTCACCCCGCGCGCCTCGCGCAACGCGGTGATCCTGGACGGCGAGGCGATCCGCGTCACCGTCACCGTGGTCCCCGAGGACGGCAAGGCCAATGCCGCGGTGGTCAAGCTGCTGGCCAAGGCGCTGGGGGTGGCCAAGTCGCGGCTGGTGCTGGTCCGCGGCGCCACGGCGCGCGACAAGCTGTTCCGCATCGACTAG
- a CDS encoding M48 family metalloprotease, protein MIRTWQAVAAVVLVLAGCVAAPVPQPGGPDVVITPAPDTPANASASARTFVSVVSRMEPAVERECLQRRTQPINCDFQFVVDDRAGLEPNAFQTVDPSGRPIIGFTLSLIGEARNADELAFVIGHEASHHILGHISRKTGAATVGAVILGGLASAYGGDPETIRTAQDFGAQFGARYYSKDWELEADYLGAIITLNAGFDPEHGALFFARIPDPGDKILGTHPSRSARMGQVARAVADYRAGRVR, encoded by the coding sequence ATGATCAGGACATGGCAGGCGGTGGCGGCGGTCGTGCTGGTGCTTGCGGGCTGTGTCGCCGCGCCCGTGCCGCAGCCGGGCGGGCCCGATGTCGTCATCACTCCCGCCCCGGACACGCCGGCCAATGCCTCGGCCTCGGCGCGCACCTTCGTCTCGGTCGTCAGCCGCATGGAGCCGGCGGTTGAGCGCGAATGCCTGCAGCGGCGCACCCAGCCGATCAACTGCGATTTCCAGTTCGTCGTCGATGACCGCGCGGGGCTCGAGCCGAATGCCTTCCAGACCGTCGATCCCAGCGGCCGGCCGATCATCGGCTTTACCCTGTCGCTGATCGGCGAGGCGCGCAATGCCGACGAGCTGGCCTTCGTCATCGGGCACGAGGCGAGCCATCACATCCTGGGCCATATCAGCCGCAAGACCGGCGCCGCGACCGTGGGCGCGGTGATCCTGGGCGGGCTGGCCAGCGCCTATGGCGGCGATCCCGAGACGATTCGCACCGCGCAGGATTTCGGCGCCCAGTTCGGCGCCCGCTACTACTCGAAGGATTGGGAGCTTGAGGCCGATTACCTGGGCGCGATCATCACGCTGAATGCCGGTTTCGATCCCGAGCACGGCGCGCTGTTTTTCGCCCGCATCCCCGATCCGGGTGATAAAATTCTGGGCACCCACCCGTCGCGCAGCGCGCGGATGGGGCAGGTCGCGCGGGCGGTGGCCGATTACCGGGCGGGCCGGGTGCGCTAG
- the ilvN gene encoding acetolactate synthase small subunit yields MAALNIQKGASSHSAYDLRDPNAQIIESHTLAVLVENEPGVLARVIGLFSGRGYNIDSLTVAEVDHLGHRSRITIVTRGTPAVIEQIKAQLGRIVPVHDVHDLTVEGPCVERELGLFKVTSKGDKRVEALRIAEIFRASVVDSTLESFVFEITGTPEKLDAFAELMRPLGLSDQARTGVAALARGA; encoded by the coding sequence ATGGCGGCACTGAACATCCAGAAAGGCGCATCCAGCCATTCGGCCTATGACCTGCGCGACCCGAACGCCCAGATCATCGAAAGCCACACGCTTGCCGTGCTGGTCGAGAACGAGCCGGGCGTGCTGGCGCGGGTCATCGGCCTGTTTTCCGGGCGCGGCTACAATATCGACAGCCTGACCGTGGCCGAGGTGGACCACCTGGGCCACCGTTCGCGCATCACCATCGTCACCCGCGGCACGCCCGCGGTGATCGAGCAGATCAAGGCGCAGCTTGGCCGCATCGTGCCGGTGCATGATGTCCACGACCTGACCGTCGAGGGCCCCTGCGTCGAGCGCGAACTGGGCCTGTTCAAGGTCACGAGCAAGGGCGACAAGCGGGTCGAGGCGCTGCGGATCGCCGAGATCTTCCGCGCCAGCGTGGTCGATTCGACCCTGGAAAGCTTTGTCTTCGAGATCACCGGCACGCCCGAAAAGCTGGACGCCTTCGCCGAGCTGATGCGGCCGCTGGGCCTGTCGGACCAGGCCCGGACCGGCGTCGCCGCGCTGGCGCGCGGCGCCTGA